A segment of the Gemmatimonas sp. genome:
GTCGGTGCCGCCGGTGTTCGCGGCGCTGGCCATCCGCAGTCCGCTCGTGCGCACGGTGATCGGGTGGACGCTGGCCGTGCCACTGTCCATCGCCCGGCGCGATGCGGTGCTCAGTGTGGTGTTCGGCCCCGAGCCGGTCCCCGACGATTTCGGTCTCGCCGCCGGCGGCCTGCTCGGGATGCGCCCGTCGGCCTTCACCTCGGCGTCCACCGACCTCGCCGCGGCCGACGTGGGGATGAGCACGCTGGTCGAGCGCCACGCCACCGTGCAGGCGCCAGTGGGCATCCTGTACGGCACGCACGACCGGATCCTGCAGCCCGCGATGCATGGCCATGGCCTGCTCACGCAGATCCCGCACGCCACGCTCGAGCTGGTGGAGCGCGCTGGCCACATGCTGCCGCTCACGGTGCCGGAGCGGGTGGTCGCCTTCGTGCACGAGGTGGCGGGGCGCCGCACCGCTGCCGCGTCGGTGTAGGTCACCGCGAGGTCCCGCGCGGCCGCCCCACCAGCGCGGCCGACGGGTCTCCGCCGGCCTTGGCCACCCCACGGTGACCGCCGCGCGCACGAGGCGCACGGTGCCCGAGCGAGACGGCGGGCACGCCCCGCCCGTCACGCGACGATGGCAAGGGTGACGAACGCACCGTATGCTCTTCGGACCGTCGACTCCCCCCGACCGCCGTTCCCATCCCCCACCTCGGATCGCCATGACCCGGACTCGTGCACTCGCCCTCGGCGCCCTCACGCTCGTCTGTGCATCGACGCTCGCGGCCCAGGGGGCCACGCCGCCGACGATCGATCAACTCCAGTCGGTGGTGTCCCCGATCGGTGCCGGCGAACCTGCGGTCTGGTCCGTCGATGGCACTCGCCTCATCTACGTCGGCGGCGATGGCCTCCTCGCGTCGGTGGGGGTGAACGGTGGCGCGCCCATGCGGTACGCGCCGGCGCTGCAGGACGAGCGTCAGATGGAGCGGATGCTGCATGCGCCGTCGCTGGGCGGGGCCTCGCAACTGCGGCGATCGCCTGACGGACGGATGGTGACGTATGTGAAGGGGGTGGCCGGAGGGAACGACATCTTCGGCTTCGACATCGCCGCCGGCACCGAACGGCGCATCACGCGCCTCTCCGGCCATGTGCGATCGTACGCCTTCTCGCCCACGGGCGACCGCATCGCCCTCGCGAATGACCGCAATGGCAGCGAAGACGTGTACGTGGTGGATGTCGCGACCGGCGTGGCCACGCGCCTGACGTCGTCGCCGCTCTACGAGGGTTTCCCCTCGTTCACGCCGGATGGCAACCGCGTGATCTACACGCGCCTCGATTCGCGCTGGGTCGATCACGAGGTCTTCTCCATCCCTGCCGAGGGCGGGGTGGCGCGCCTCGTGCTCACCGACCGGGACTATTTCGACTATCGCCAGGGGGCAGCGTTCGGCGTGGCGCGCGTCTCACCCGACGGGAAGACGATGCTGTTCCGTTCACAGCGGAGCGGGTGGGCCAACTATTGGCTGGCGCCACTGGCCGGAGGGCCGCCGCGCCCGCTGGCGGCAGAGCAGGCCGACCAGAGCGAGGCGCGCTGGTCGCCCGACGGAAGCCAGGTGCTCTTTCTCTCGATCACGAACGGGACGCAGTCACTGAAGGTGGCACCGGCCGCCGGGGGGGCGGCCCGTACCGTGGTGGCTCCGCCAGTGGGGATGGTGTCACGGGCCGAGTGGTCGCCGAACGGTCAGATGATCTCCTACGCCTTCGGCACCCCGACGCGGGCGCCCGATCTGTTCGTCGTGCCCGCCAGCGGTGGGGTGCCGCGCCGGCTCACTGACGCCGACCCCGGAGGCACCATCGCCTCGCAGCTCATCGAGCCGGAGAAAGTCGCCTGGACCAACGAGGGATTCACGATCAACGCCTACCTCTACAAGCCGAGGGGGCTGCGCGCCGGTGACAAGGCGCCGGTGATCATGTTGCTGCATGGCGGCCCCACCTCGCAGTTCTCGGACAACTACCAGTTGCAGCCGCAGTTCTTCGCCAGCCGCGGCTATGTCGTGATCGCGCCCAACGTGCGTGGCAGCTCGGGCTACGGCAAGCGGTTCGAGGACGCCAACAACCGCGACTGGGGCCATGGTGACCTGCGCGACGTGCTCGCGGGCGTGACGTGGGCCAAGCAGCAGGCGTACGTGAATCCGGAGAAGATCGGGATCACGGGGATCAGCTACGGCGGGATGCTCACGATGTACGCCACCTCGTTCGCTCCCGGCGTGTTTCAGGCCGCGATCTCGGGCTCGGGCTACGGCGACGTGACCGACTTCCACACGGTGGTGCCGGTACTGCAGCACAGCCAGTTGCTCCACTACGAGCTTGGGCGCTGGCCCTCCACGCGGGCCGTGGATTCGATCTATCGGCGCAGCTCGGCGATCCACAGGGCGAAGGACGCCACCGCCCCCACGATGCTCATTCATGGCTACGGCCTCGACGTGCTCGACACCGAGTACGCGGCGTGGAAGTACGCGCGTGAGCTGGCCAAGCACTCGAAGGTGGTGGAGTACCGGAAGTACCCCAACGAGACCTACTACGTGTACGGCCGCGAGAACACGAAGGCCATGCTGGAGGAGATGCTCGACTTCTTCGATCGCTACCTGAAGGACGGCTCGGTGGACCGCAGCGCGCGGTAGCGACCCGTACCGGAGCCTCCGGGCGATCCCTCCGTTGCGAACGATCGATCGCGGGCCGGCCGCCGGTCGTGCGCGCTCACCAGCCCCGTCGGCAGTGGCGCGCCGACACATGGCACGACCGGCTAGCCCGGATTTCTCACCACGCTATTGCACGACGGCCGCTCCGCGTGGCATAAGGTGTTTGTCGAGCACAACCTATGCGCGCACCAGAAGACGGCCATTGTGTCTGCAGGGTGTATTCCCGAATCGTTGCCGGCTCAAGCCGCCGCGCGGCGCGAGGTGGTGGCCCGCTTCGATGGGGGGACGCTGACGTCGGATGGCGGCGCCCTGTTGCTGCGCGAGGTGGAGCGAGTCACGGGCATCGTCCGAGCCGACCCGCTCCTCGCGGTGGTGGCGGGCCGCGCGGATCCCGTCGGGCAGCAGCGCCGCCGCGCGTGCGACTCCGGGGCGCGGGCATCGACGCGAGCGCGGGCGCGACCGACGAGCTTGCGCGCATCATCCCCCAGCTCCGCGCGGCGTGGTCCGAGGTCCGCCTGACGGTGCGCGCCGACTCGGGCTCCTGTCGCGACGAGCTCCTCACCTGGTGCGAAGCGCAGGGCGTGGACTATGTGATCGGGCTTCCACGCAACAGCCGCGTGGTCGCGGCGGTCGACGACGCACCGCGCGAGGGCGCGGGGGCGGGGGCGGGGGCGCCCGCGCGCGCCTTTCGCGACCTGACGTATCGCACACACCGCGGTTGGTGCCGCGCGCGCCGCGTCGTCGCCAAGGCCGAAGCGCTGCCCGGCCTCGACGGCCCCAAGGTGAATCCGCGCGTCGTGGTCACCACGCTCCCGGCCGACGTGCTCGACGCGCAGCCGCTCTATGAGATGCGGTATTGCGCGCGCGGCGACGTGGAGAATCGGATCAAGGAACAGCAGCTGATCCTCTTCGCCGACCGCACGAGCGCGGCGACGCTGCGGGCGAATCAGCGGCAGCTCACCTTTTCGTCCATCGCCTACACCCTGCTCGCGGCCCTGCGCCGCCGTGGCCCGCGAGCCCCCCGCCGCGGCCCGGTCCGCCGCGACCCCGACAACAATCAGGCCCGCAATGCCGCCGACCGCGACGCCCCACCCACCAACACGTCGCATCGCCCCCACTGCCGCCGAGAAATCAACGCTGGTGAGAAATGCAGGCTAGCTTTCCACGGACACCATCCCGGAGGCGGCATGTCCATGGCATTCCTGCGCGACGACGCCGAAGGCGAGAAGCCGCGCCGCAACTACGGCCTCCCCGACAGGACCGACCCCGACTACGACCGCATTGCCGCCCGCGCGCTCCTCGAGGCGGCGCGCGTGGGGGAAACGGAATTGGCCGAACGCGCCACCGGATACTACTGGGGCGAGCCCGGCCTCAAGCCGTATGTCGAGGTCATCGTGCGTGAGGCCGAAGTGGCCGGGGATGACCGGTTGGAGCAGGTGGGGCGGCGGTTTTTGCGCTGAGACTGGAGCGGCGTGAGACGCGGGAGTGTCGAGTGCCTGGCTCCGAGTCCTTGGTTCCAAGTTCTGGTTTTCAGTTTTCAGCTGCGATCACGCGTGAATGTACTTCTCGAAGACCGCACTGAAATCCTTGCGCAGATGACGCTGCAGCACGGCGTCGTTGAGCTCGTCCAGCAGTGAGCGGTAGTGCGCCGACACGGCGGCGGGGTCCGACGCCGAGTTGAGCTTGAGCATGCTGCCCAGCACCGACGCGGCCGACATGGCGTTCGACCGACCCTGCTCGTCGTGCCGCTGCAGCTTCCCGATGGTGTGCAGCGCCTTGTAGATGTCCTTCAGCTGCTCGATGTGGTCCTTGCGCACATCGATGCTGAACACATGGTCGCCGATCGTGAACTTGAGCTCGATGTCGAGGTCGATCGTGCCCGCCGTCTCGATCGTGACGTTTGCAATGGGGTACTGCGCGTAGTCGTAGCGCTTGATCACGCGCTTGCTGGAGATGGCCGACTCGCCGTCCACGTGAATGAGCGCGACGTTCGTGAAGCAGTACTCGTCCTTCTTGCTCTTGATGAGGAAGAAGATGCGCTCCTGATCCTCGTGAAAGAGGTAGTCGTCGGCGTCGACCTTGTCGTAGTCCTTCGCCGACACGATGATGCCGATATCGCTCAGCCCCAGCGCTTCGGCGGCGAATTTCTTGAACATGCTGTCTCCCCAGGTGAAATGCGAAGGAACCGTGGATGCCGTACAGTATGCGCGGCTCTCTCCGCATGGCAGCCGGTGGGGGGACCCGCTTGTCACTTTTTCGCCCCATCCGTACCCTTCTTTCGGACCCGCCTCCCTCCCGCGGGCCGTGCT
Coding sequences within it:
- a CDS encoding alpha/beta fold hydrolase, yielding MTRTRALALGALTLVCASTLAAQGATPPTIDQLQSVVSPIGAGEPAVWSVDGTRLIYVGGDGLLASVGVNGGAPMRYAPALQDERQMERMLHAPSLGGASQLRRSPDGRMVTYVKGVAGGNDIFGFDIAAGTERRITRLSGHVRSYAFSPTGDRIALANDRNGSEDVYVVDVATGVATRLTSSPLYEGFPSFTPDGNRVIYTRLDSRWVDHEVFSIPAEGGVARLVLTDRDYFDYRQGAAFGVARVSPDGKTMLFRSQRSGWANYWLAPLAGGPPRPLAAEQADQSEARWSPDGSQVLFLSITNGTQSLKVAPAAGGAARTVVAPPVGMVSRAEWSPNGQMISYAFGTPTRAPDLFVVPASGGVPRRLTDADPGGTIASQLIEPEKVAWTNEGFTINAYLYKPRGLRAGDKAPVIMLLHGGPTSQFSDNYQLQPQFFASRGYVVIAPNVRGSSGYGKRFEDANNRDWGHGDLRDVLAGVTWAKQQAYVNPEKIGITGISYGGMLTMYATSFAPGVFQAAISGSGYGDVTDFHTVVPVLQHSQLLHYELGRWPSTRAVDSIYRRSSAIHRAKDATAPTMLIHGYGLDVLDTEYAAWKYARELAKHSKVVEYRKYPNETYYVYGRENTKAMLEEMLDFFDRYLKDGSVDRSAR
- a CDS encoding PH domain-containing protein; translated protein: MFKKFAAEALGLSDIGIIVSAKDYDKVDADDYLFHEDQERIFFLIKSKKDEYCFTNVALIHVDGESAISSKRVIKRYDYAQYPIANVTIETAGTIDLDIELKFTIGDHVFSIDVRKDHIEQLKDIYKALHTIGKLQRHDEQGRSNAMSAASVLGSMLKLNSASDPAAVSAHYRSLLDELNDAVLQRHLRKDFSAVFEKYIHA
- a CDS encoding transposase, giving the protein MRLRGAGIDASAGATDELARIIPQLRAAWSEVRLTVRADSGSCRDELLTWCEAQGVDYVIGLPRNSRVVAAVDDAPREGAGAGAGAPARAFRDLTYRTHRGWCRARRVVAKAEALPGLDGPKVNPRVVVTTLPADVLDAQPLYEMRYCARGDVENRIKEQQLILFADRTSAATLRANQRQLTFSSIAYTLLAALRRRGPRAPRRGPVRRDPDNNQARNAADRDAPPTNTSHRPHCRREINAGEKCRLAFHGHHPGGGMSMAFLRDDAEGEKPRRNYGLPDRTDPDYDRIAARALLEAARVGETELAERATGYYWGEPGLKPYVEVIVREAEVAGDDRLEQVGRRFLR